Proteins from a genomic interval of uncultured Flavobacterium sp.:
- a CDS encoding two-component regulator propeller domain-containing protein — MSSKKCFRAIIILFFIINNLFSQNTFENYRFRLVDNETSKSGIYTIAQDQFGVMWMGTNGAGLYKYDGINYVGYEQNSKQSSSINSNLIYIVYVDTQNRLWVGTDEGLCLYNRNLNTFENIDLRKKSKKEAVISVKSIIEDNNGDLFLGTFNNGLLKLNVKSREITSLKLDTPNTANYLINALVKDKKGTIYLGTNFGLKVVDPIKNEVKKVSIGKDNKLLSGTIVSMFFDSKQNLLIGNGFKGLVKADLYSKVKQVVSYPITRKRIMSILATDSKTILCATENDGLIIVNDQGIIQKKYVNSKFNGRSLSSNSVWSLFLDKEKRIWLGYYNKGLGVFDRINSKVNIIESLPGNSQSLQTNCVTSIAKDHQGQLWISMEGGGVDVYNPGTKNFKHITKSDARFYSGLTNDNITKVFIDKKQNVWLSSWNEGIFLLKKGSRSFINYSAKNTPNLASDNIMSIAEDSRGVIWIGTFSKGLHYYTPSDGQFHHCNSKPFLINGLTNKDIREVMVDSDDDVWVGSTTGLYKVSTKDFVSFSVTSLRDKMSQKFKSHKSTHTINTLYEAKNKEIWIGTDGAGLFSYNKKTDVLKWYISFKGLHEKSISSIVESNDESIWLSGKKGISQLDLKNKTTVNYSTYDGLLGNDFNNNSVLKDENGILYFGSYEGLNYFNPANLVKSKKQLPIYLTDLKLFNKSVGPLEKNSPLVKVISETKKIILRHDQSVFTIDFIGINYSFPARNEFAYYLEGFEDSWNYVGNKRSATYTNLTPGKYVFKLKAAEKNGVWSQKPLELRIEILPPWWKTSFAYLFYSLLVLAAIYFANQYYQNRFKQKQMIEFEKTKAIQIEKLNNKKLQFFTNISHEFRTPLTLILNPLADIIKNNSLEVPDVVLNKLQTIQKSSDRLSRLINELMDFNQLQFNKMPLKVQLIEVVGFTKEIVSYFDEEAFSRGIQLQFESNKTALKDWVDPKMFEKIIFNVISNAFKVTPDNGKIMIKIVVNEQLVHFPLISSTNTNPSFAIIVEDTGAGLDKKDIKRIFDRFYQVNNLNKAYYGSTGIGLEVVRGFVELHKGIIEVKSQLGVGTTFKLLFPVGKEFFNENEILQEEFKKEKKVSFAPIVEKAVVQSLDNQEKQDRVYTILIVEDNVELRNYLKNELKKEYKVITAENGQVGLELALQKLPDLILTDVIMPVMSGLELCKNIKADLTTSHIPLLMLSAKALIKDKLEGIDSGADMYLSKPFDMDILKSSLVQLIKSRQIMFNKFYNGITPKAKEKTTTLDNEFIKNVLNYINENIAEYELSVEVLASKVFLSRSQLYRKIKTLTGISVNEFIRNVRLEKAKELIELGNDNINEISIKVGFSSPSYFTKCYKEKFGYLPTHNNKQ; from the coding sequence ATGTCCTCAAAAAAATGTTTTAGAGCCATTATCATTTTGTTTTTTATAATAAACAACTTGTTTTCTCAAAATACATTTGAAAACTATCGATTTCGGTTAGTAGATAATGAGACTTCAAAAAGCGGTATTTATACTATTGCACAGGATCAGTTTGGGGTTATGTGGATGGGAACAAATGGTGCAGGTTTATATAAATATGATGGGATAAATTATGTAGGATATGAGCAAAACTCAAAGCAGAGTAGTTCTATCAATAGTAATTTAATTTATATCGTTTATGTAGATACTCAAAACCGTTTGTGGGTAGGTACTGATGAGGGATTGTGTCTTTATAATCGGAATTTAAATACTTTTGAAAATATTGATCTTCGGAAAAAAAGCAAAAAAGAAGCTGTCATTTCAGTAAAAAGCATCATTGAGGACAATAATGGCGATCTTTTTTTAGGAACGTTTAATAATGGTTTACTGAAACTAAATGTTAAGTCCCGAGAAATTACAAGTCTTAAACTGGATACTCCAAATACAGCCAATTATTTAATCAACGCTCTAGTAAAAGATAAAAAAGGAACGATTTATTTAGGTACCAACTTTGGTTTAAAAGTAGTTGACCCAATAAAAAATGAGGTTAAAAAAGTAAGCATTGGCAAAGACAATAAATTACTCTCAGGAACAATTGTATCTATGTTTTTTGACAGTAAACAAAATTTGTTGATTGGTAACGGATTCAAAGGACTGGTTAAAGCCGATTTATATTCTAAAGTCAAACAGGTTGTTTCTTATCCTATCACCAGAAAAAGAATCATGTCAATACTGGCAACAGATTCTAAAACAATTCTTTGCGCAACAGAAAATGATGGCTTAATCATTGTAAACGATCAGGGTATTATTCAAAAAAAATATGTAAACAGCAAATTCAATGGTCGTAGTTTAAGTTCAAATTCTGTCTGGTCTTTATTTTTAGATAAAGAAAAAAGAATCTGGCTGGGTTATTATAATAAAGGCTTAGGCGTTTTTGACCGAATAAACAGCAAGGTAAATATTATAGAAAGTTTGCCCGGAAATTCACAATCATTACAAACCAATTGTGTCACGAGTATTGCTAAAGATCATCAAGGGCAGTTATGGATTTCTATGGAAGGCGGAGGAGTCGATGTCTACAATCCGGGAACTAAAAATTTTAAACATATTACCAAATCAGATGCCCGTTTTTATTCCGGATTGACTAATGATAACATTACCAAAGTATTTATTGATAAAAAGCAAAATGTTTGGCTGTCCAGCTGGAATGAGGGAATTTTTCTTTTAAAGAAGGGAAGCAGAAGCTTTATTAATTACAGTGCAAAAAATACTCCTAATTTGGCTTCAGATAATATTATGAGCATTGCCGAAGATTCCAGAGGTGTAATCTGGATTGGAACTTTTTCAAAAGGCCTGCATTATTATACGCCTTCAGATGGTCAGTTTCATCATTGTAATTCTAAACCATTTTTAATAAATGGACTTACGAATAAAGACATCAGAGAGGTGATGGTTGATTCAGATGATGATGTTTGGGTTGGTTCAACAACAGGTTTGTATAAAGTCAGTACGAAGGATTTTGTTTCCTTTTCAGTCACTTCCTTGCGGGATAAAATGTCTCAAAAGTTTAAAAGTCATAAAAGTACCCATACTATTAATACTTTATATGAAGCTAAAAATAAAGAAATTTGGATTGGTACTGATGGCGCCGGATTGTTCAGTTACAATAAAAAAACAGATGTCCTTAAATGGTATATAAGTTTCAAAGGACTTCATGAAAAATCAATATCCTCGATTGTAGAGTCTAATGATGAAAGTATTTGGTTAAGCGGAAAAAAAGGAATTAGCCAACTGGATTTGAAAAACAAAACAACCGTCAATTATTCTACTTATGACGGTTTGTTGGGAAATGATTTTAATAACAATTCTGTCCTGAAAGATGAAAATGGAATCCTTTATTTTGGAAGTTACGAAGGCTTAAACTACTTTAATCCTGCAAATTTAGTTAAAAGTAAAAAACAGCTTCCAATTTACTTAACTGATCTAAAACTTTTTAATAAATCAGTAGGACCACTTGAAAAAAACTCACCATTAGTAAAAGTAATATCAGAAACAAAAAAAATAATTCTCAGACACGATCAGTCTGTTTTTACAATCGATTTTATTGGTATTAATTATTCTTTTCCCGCCAGAAATGAATTTGCTTATTATTTAGAAGGTTTTGAAGATTCATGGAATTATGTTGGCAATAAACGCTCGGCAACTTATACTAATTTAACTCCGGGCAAGTATGTTTTTAAACTTAAAGCAGCCGAGAAAAATGGAGTTTGGAGTCAAAAACCATTAGAATTAAGAATTGAAATTTTACCGCCCTGGTGGAAAACATCTTTTGCCTATTTATTTTATTCCCTGTTAGTATTGGCAGCCATTTATTTTGCCAATCAATACTATCAAAATCGTTTTAAACAAAAGCAAATGATAGAATTTGAAAAGACAAAAGCGATTCAAATCGAAAAATTAAATAATAAAAAATTACAATTCTTTACCAATATCTCACATGAGTTTAGGACTCCGCTTACTTTGATTTTAAATCCATTAGCAGATATAATCAAGAATAATAGTCTCGAGGTGCCAGATGTTGTATTGAATAAATTGCAGACGATTCAAAAAAGTTCTGATCGCCTTTCAAGATTAATCAATGAGTTAATGGATTTTAATCAGCTGCAGTTTAACAAAATGCCATTGAAAGTACAGCTAATTGAAGTAGTTGGTTTTACAAAAGAAATTGTCAGCTATTTTGATGAAGAAGCCTTCAGTCGTGGAATTCAGCTGCAGTTTGAGTCAAACAAAACAGCATTAAAAGATTGGGTAGACCCTAAAATGTTCGAGAAAATTATTTTTAATGTAATTTCAAATGCCTTTAAGGTTACTCCGGATAACGGAAAAATAATGATAAAAATAGTAGTCAATGAGCAGTTAGTTCACTTTCCGTTGATAAGTTCAACTAATACGAATCCTTCTTTTGCGATTATTGTTGAAGACACAGGTGCGGGATTAGATAAAAAAGATATTAAAAGAATTTTTGACCGTTTCTATCAGGTAAATAATTTAAATAAAGCCTATTATGGAAGCACAGGAATTGGTCTGGAAGTTGTTCGCGGATTTGTAGAACTACATAAAGGAATAATCGAAGTAAAAAGTCAATTGGGAGTTGGCACCACTTTTAAATTATTATTTCCTGTTGGAAAAGAATTCTTTAATGAAAATGAAATACTGCAGGAGGAATTTAAGAAGGAGAAAAAAGTAAGTTTCGCACCAATTGTTGAAAAAGCGGTTGTTCAATCACTTGATAATCAAGAAAAACAAGATAGGGTTTATACCATTTTAATTGTTGAAGATAATGTAGAATTGCGAAATTATTTAAAAAACGAACTTAAAAAAGAGTATAAAGTTATAACAGCAGAGAATGGTCAGGTTGGCTTAGAATTAGCCTTGCAAAAACTGCCTGATTTGATTTTGACAGATGTTATTATGCCCGTTATGAGTGGTTTAGAGTTATGCAAAAATATTAAAGCAGATTTAACAACCAGTCATATTCCATTATTGATGTTATCTGCAAAGGCATTAATTAAAGACAAATTAGAAGGAATAGATTCCGGCGCTGATATGTATTTGAGTAAACCTTTTGATATGGATATTTTAAAATCCAGTTTAGTTCAATTGATCAAGAGCAGGCAGATTATGTTTAATAAATTTTATAACGGAATTACTCCAAAGGCAAAAGAAAAAACGACCACTTTAGATAATGAATTTATAAAAAATGTATTGAATTATATTAACGAAAATATTGCTGAATATGAGTTAAGTGTTGAAGTTTTGGCATCGAAAGTATTTTTGAGCAGAAGCCAGTTGTATCGAAAAATTAAAACATTAACAGGTATTTCAGTTAATGAGTTTATACGCAATGTTCGTTTAGAAAAAGCAAAAGAATTAATAGAATTGGGTAACGATAATATAAACGAGATTAGTATTAAAGTTGGTTTTAGTTCCCCTTCTTATTTTACAAAATGTTATAAAGAAAAATTCGGGTATCTGCCTACACATAATAACAAACAGTAA